Below is a window of Globicephala melas unplaced genomic scaffold, mGloMel1.2 SCAFFOLD_905, whole genome shotgun sequence DNA.
gccctggtctgggaagatcccacatgccacagagcaactaagactgtgtgccacaactactgagcccacgtgccacaactactgaagcccacgtgcctagagcctgtgctctgcaacaagagaagccaccgcagtgagaagcccacgcactgcaacgaagagtaacccccactcgctgcaactagagaaagcccgtgcacagcaatgaagacccaacgcagcctcaaataaataaatttattttaaaaaaaagatacatgcaccctaatgttcattgcagcactatttacaatagccaagtcattgAAGCAACCtcatgtccattgacagacaagtgggtaaagaagatgtggtacatacatacaacggaatattactcagccataaaaaagaacaaaataatgtcatttgcagcaacatggatggacctacagattgtcatactgagtgaagtaagtcagacagagaaagacaaatatatgtcacttataggtggaatctaaaaacaatggtacaaatgaccttatttacaaaacagaaatagagtcacagatgtagaaaacaaacagggTTACCAGTGAGCaaaaggaggggaagggataaactgggaaattgggattgacatatatacactactatacataaaatagataagtaataaggatctactgtaaagcacagggaactctattcaatactctgtaatgacctatatgggaaaagaatctaaaaaagagtggatatatgtatatgcatatgtttgctatacacctgaaactgacacaacattgtaaatctactatactccaataaaaattaaaaaaataataaagctcatCATTACCTACTGTGTATTGAGTGTGTCCACCATGCTGGGAGATATGTGAAACTATTTTATCCTCATAACAATCCTGAATCAGAGGCGTGAAGTTACTTAGCTAGGGCCACACAGTAAGGCAGCATTCGAACCTGGTCTGGGTGACTGCAAAGCCTGGAAGGTCCCAGCAGatgaggggaaggaaagagggggaggagTCATCTGTGACAGTTGTCCCAGAATGGGCATAAACAGGATGTGGTGTTAGATGAAACCTTTCCCCTACCCCACACCCTGCCCCCTGTAGCCCTGGTCCCCACCCCTAGAGGACAGCGGAACCCAGAAAAGAAGAGGCCTGTGGACAGAAAAGTCATGGTTGGGGCCAGGGTCGTATGGAAAGGGCTAGGGGCTGGAGTGGGGCTGGGGCTAGGAGGACACCAGGGTGAAGGGCAGGCTGTGGAAGGGAGGTCAAGGCTGGGGGAAAAGAGACTGTGGTTCCGGGTTTAGCCCAGGCAAGCAGATCCCTGGGCCACCCCGGGCATTGCCCAAGGGCACCTGCTGAGAGGGCTCGAgtccagcctctgctctgcaaaggGGCAGCATCTGCCCTGAGGGAAAGGAGCCTTTTCCTAATGTTCACAAAGGCAATCTATGGGCTATTGGGTCTTCCTCCTCATTAgtagatggaaaaactgaggtttggggaagggagcagggctGAGGCCAGGCGACTCAGCTCTTGCTGGGCTCCTCTGACAGTCTGACTCCCTGGTGGTGTGCGAGGTGGACCCAGAGCTAAAGGAAAAGCTGAGGAAATTTCGCTTCCGAAAAGAGACGGACAATGCGGCCATAATAAGTGAGTGTCATCTTCCCTCCTGGAAGGATGGGGTATGGGGACAAGCGTGGGGGCAGATGGGAGGGGCCTCTAACCCCCATGTGCCCTCCCTCCTCAGTGAAGGTGGACAAAGACCGGCAGATGGTGGTGCTGGAGGAAGAATTTCAGGTGAGGGGATCGGGGGATGGGACCTCCAAGAAGGGCAGGGTGGGACTGGGAGACCCAAGCGACTGTGACTGATGCTAAGAGCCTGGCATGGGGGGCCAGAAAGACCCGGAGGTCAAGTCCCAACTTAGCTGTGACCCTAGGCGAGAGACTTCACCTGTATGggtctctctttcctcatctgtgaaacggtGATAGCAGTCCCTACCTCTTAGAGTTGTCTGTGGATTcaatgatttaatccttgtagggGGTTTAGAAGAAAAGTGTCTTAAcacctctgggcttcagtttgctcatctgtaaaatggggataacaataagACCAACCCCTCTGGGATTTGGGAGAGGTCAATGAGTTAATCCATGTATGTGTATTTCTTGGACAAGtgccttggcacacagtaagtgttcatttaatggcagtctttttttttctctcccctcatCCCCAGAATATTTCTCCAGAGGaactaaaaatggagttgccAGAGAGACAGCCCAGGTAtgctgggggaaggaaggggacgGTCAGGCCATGGGGAGAGGGGTGACGATAGGGATACAGACTGAGGGACTGTTTGGGTTCCAGTCCTATTCATGGGCTCGGGATCTATGTCTCTGAAGTCAAATGTTCCTGTCCTAGGACTTTTGGTTTGTTTACCAAAATTTTATTGCAGAATTTTACACTAATAGTCATATGTAATGTtagagtttgctttttttttttttgtacaaacCATGTCAGGTTTTGGTCTCAACATTGCTcttgcttcatttaaaaaaaaagttaaaatttccttatttttcaatatttgggCATACTTTGAGTAGCAAAGGATTTATTTGACCTTTAATGATTGAGGAGAATCCTGTGTGAAGCCAGAGGAGCCTGGTGCTTTTGTGTGTGGAGGAGCTTTTCGATACTTCTGTGAAAACTGGTCTCTTTAGATTTTTCATCTCAACTGATTTTTGGGTGCCCTACAACTCTGAGCCTCAGAGTTGAGATCTCAGGCTCTAGATCTCAGCCAGGACCAGCATCCTGGGCGTCTGACAagtgcagtcacacagggcccCATACCCAGAAGGGAGCCTTGAATGCAGGGCTTGATGCTCTACGACTGcctgctgtcttgaaattctttataGTTATATCTTTGAATCTGTGTTTTGTGTGAAGTGTGATGGAACAATGGAGCATGCGCTGGGGGCTTGGAGCCTCCCTCAGCTCATATCTCCAGCCTGGATGGGTTCTCAGCTACCCATTCCCTGCATTGCCCAGCAATGGCTGCTGCCCTCTGTCCTAGGCAGGGGACCCGATTACAGGTTCAGGGAGTGTCAGGGTCAGGGTCGGTACTCACCCCCTGCATGACAAGTTCCAGGGTGTGCCTTTGAGCATTTCCATTCCCTCTGTGAGTGTCCCCATGCCCAAGAGAGCGTGATTTtaaataggaaattttaaaagatcaatctGAAGAGAGactgcagaagaaaggaaaaaagcctTTCTCCTGTGTTTATAAAAAggggccctgcattttcattttgtgctgGGCTTGGGAAATTATGTAGCTGGCTGTAGTCTCAGCCCCTGATTCTAGTTCTCTGTATAGTAAAACATAGTGGTTGAGCACTTATACTCTACCAGCCaacttcctgggttcaaatctatCCATAGaaacttgggcaagtgacttcacctctctgggcctcaatttttccatctgtagtatggggataataatagtacctacatcatagggttgttgtgaatcAAATaagcacttatttatttatttattttggccgcaccactcggcatgtgagatcttagttccctgaccagggatggaacctgcgcccctgcagtggaagggcagagtcttaaccactggaccgccagggaagtccctaagccactctttcttaaaaaaattttttattgagatatatttgacatattatattagtttcaggtgtacaacataatgatttgatatttgtatatactgtatTACAAACTGTTCACCACCAtaatctagttaacatctgtcatcatacatagtttaaaaaaatttttttcttacgaTGAGGACTTTTaatatctactcttttagcaactttcaaatatacaatactgCACTGTTAACTATACTTACCATGCTGTACGTCATATCCCTaggacttatttaaaataaataatgggaaatcaaataactggaaatttgtacgttttgactcccttcacccatttcgcccacccccacctttggcaaccactaatctgttctctgtatttatgaacTTGGtggcttgtttctttgtttttattttttaaattccacatataagtgagatcataagaCATTTatccttctctgacttatttcacttagcgtaatgccctcaacatccatccatgttgcataTGGCaagatttcgttcttttttatggctgaatagtattccattgtgtgtgtgtgtgtgtgtgtgtgtgtgtgtgtgtgtatactgcatcttctttatccattcatccatcaatgggtacttaggttttttccatatcttggctattataaataatgctgcaataaatatgggggtgcatatatcttttcaaattattgttttcattttctttgataaatacccagcagtggaattgctggatcacatggtagttctatttagcatttactattattattattattttaattattaaaaagacttttaattttgaaattattatagaTTCACAGAGAGTTGCAAATATAGTACCCCTtatccagtttcccccaatggttacATCTTACCTAACTACAGTACAGTATCAAAACTGGGAAACTGACATTTATACACTGTATGTATAGTTCtatgttatctttttttaaaaaattaattaattaattaattaattttaatacagcaggttcttattatttatccatttttattattattttttaaatcatttattgtgTTTGAGGCTAGTACCCTGCGTCTCAGTTGTTAACCCTAGGTTCTCAGACTCAGTCAAGATTTCAAGGTTGTGGTCTGAGGTAATGGGCACTGGGCCTGGGCTCCAGGCCAAGTCTTGAGTTTGGATTCCCTCTTGCTGCTGTAGGTTCGTGGTCTACAGCTACAAGTACACGCACGCCGATGGCCGAGTGTCCTACCCCTTGTGTTTCATCTTCTCCAGCCCTGTGGGTGAGACACAGCTCTACTCATCCTGAGAAAGTGGTCTTAGATTCTGTGTGAgggtgtgtaagtgtgtgtgtttgagtgcaagtgtgtgtgcatgcctgtgaCTGGTGATTGTGtgactgtgtgcatgtgtgtaggtGCCTGTGTgagagtgtggtgtgtgtggtgtgagtcCTGAGAGGGCATTGGGTGGAGGTGGAGGCACAGAGCCCCCATCCTCCTTAGTCCTGAGGCGTATAAGCAAACTCACTTCTTCCTTTTACCTAGAAACCCCTGTCTGGCCCCAAACCAACTCCAGGGACCCTAAAATAACTTCAAGCCCCCGAACAAACCTGGGGACTCTGACTATAGCCTCCAGGGACCTCCTTAGAACAGTTCCTGGGACTCTTAGAAAACTCCAGGGTCTGCAGGACATTACTAGGGCCTTAGAGAACACTCTGGCATCCCCCAGTTatgcttcctccttctcttttccacACAGGCTGCAAGCCTGAACAACAGATGATGTACGCAGGAAGCAAGAACAGGCTGGTGCAGACGGCAGAGCTCACAAAggtctgggcctggggctgaggcTCCCGAGTGTGAAAGGGAGAGTCTGGACTCCTGGTCTGTGCCATGAGGGGGCTGGGGATCTGGGTTCCTGGGTCTGAAGGAGGAGGGGGTCAGGGCCCTCACTCTTTTCGGTTCCTGAGTGGATTATAATACTGAGCCCTCTCTCTGCCCAGGTGTTTGAAATCCGCACCACTGATGACCTCACAGAGGCCTGGCTCCAGGAGAAGTTGTCTTTCTTTCGCTGACCTCTGGGCGGGGGACCTGAACTCAGGCCCCCTAGGACCTGAACATCTGAgaccttaaagaaattaaaatacaagAACTCAGAGACCCTCAGTTCTGGCTCAGTTTCTGTTCCTCACTGTGGGCTGTAGGTGGCAGTCCTGCAGTACCAGCCTTAGGCCAGTAGAGGGCAGGCAGATCCAGTGGACGCCTGCTGAGGCCTGGGAGTAGAGGAGGATTCAGTACCTGTTCCTctgaaagaaagggaggggcCTGCAGGATTTCCTAGGGAGAAATGAGGGAGGCCTGGTCTCCTAGAGGGATTGGGGGGATATCTGAATCTGTGGAGGGGCCACTCCCAAGGGGGACAAGGACACCTGCGTCCCTGAGAGTAAAGAAGGCCGAGTGCCTGTCTCCCCACCTCTCACCTTCCCACCCTAGCAGGCGATAGCTGGTACCTATGCTAATTTTCTCAGTAAGCCCCCAGGCAGGAAGATTTTAAAGGCAGAAAAGTTGTTGAAGTTGCTATAAAAGTGAAATAGAACATCTTCAGGGGCTGGGGAGTTGCTGGGGGTGGGTGGTTTGTGCAGTTGGGTAGGCCTGAGGGCCCAGGTCTGGGAAAGATTAAGAGGATCCAGGACTCTCAGTGGAACCCCGAGGAGTATGAGGTTGAGGAGGCAGGAAAGGGACACTGCCTGCCCCTGTCTGgagattcttctttctttctctgtcatcTCTGGGTACTTGACTCTCTCAGGCTTTCTGTTTCTGAGGGACATTCATTGAGCACCCACAGTGTACCAGGCTCTGAGGATTCTGAGATGGGCAGGTTTTCACAGAGTTGAAtcactgtctctctctgcctctcctccaggTCTCTGATtgttcctctctctgtccctAGATTCAGGGACCTGGgaactccctcctcccacccttttCCAGGTTCCCAGTTGAGAGGTGGCTGTTGCCATGGTAACAAGGACAGAGTGACCTTGGGccctggctgcccctcccccggcccTGTCATTCCTGGGGGAGGGTCCACAAGCCCAGCTCcaacccttccccttccttcccagccTTAACATGTCCTCATCACCCCACTCTGTCCCATCCCTTGCCCCTTGTCCCCAGTCAGGACAAGCCCTTTGCATGAGGGATTCAGGATAGAATCGCTCTACACTGGACTATAGAGAGATCCCCACTGCCCTCAGTTTTCTGTGGGGAGAGGGTTGGGTTGAGCGCCTCTCCTCTCTTTCACCCATGCTGGTGCCCCTATCCCATTTCTCTTGCTAGGGATGTCTCTACACATCCCTCTGCACAGCCTCAGTTCCTAAAGGCTAGAGATGAGGAGATAGGACGGGTCATTCAATGAAGAGGTCAGCAACTCCTGGTCTGCAGGGATCAGAGAGGCAaaaggacttgtccaaggtcatgaaCTTACATGATCAAATGGATAATAATAGCCAACTCTGATTGAgggcttcctatgtgccaggtacttctATAAGCACTTTACaggtattaactaatttaattccTACAGTAACCCGTGAAGAAGGTACCAGTTTTATcccaatttacaaatgaagaaactgaggcacagaagtcaAAAATAGTtgctcaaagccacaca
It encodes the following:
- the LOC132594655 gene encoding glia maturation factor gamma, yielding MSDSLVVCEVDPELKEKLRKFRFRKETDNAAIIMKVDKDRQMVVLEEEFQNISPEELKMELPERQPRFVVYSYKYTHADGRVSYPLCFIFSSPVGCKPEQQMMYAGSKNRLVQTAELTKVFEIRTTDDLTEAWLQEKLSFFR